The following coding sequences lie in one Apium graveolens cultivar Ventura chromosome 3, ASM990537v1, whole genome shotgun sequence genomic window:
- the LOC141712818 gene encoding protein STRICTOSIDINE SYNTHASE-LIKE 5-like: MVRNPIQISFPLFLSLAILFPLIFSVIWYQLDSFDVAPLPMHELTRYPIIAPLLNGQMLHGADKIAVGKMVGPEDFLYDSGSGLLYTGCLDGWIKRVTVNDSADDSVVEDWVNTGGRPLGLVKGLHGEIVVADAVKGLLKVSEDGVIELLTDSAEGQQFKITDGVDVAEDGIIYFTDASYKYSLHEFGLDILEGRPYGRLLSYNPSTRQTKVLVRDLYFANGVAVSPDQKFVVFCETPMRRCKKYNIEDEITSTFVDSLPGFPDNIRYDGEGHFWIGLGSEFTNLWHYVQTYPLLRKVAGIITKYRGLPPILKSGGAILVDLQGKAIEHYYDPSLVFITGAIKLRDHLYAGSIVYPYIIRLNVTRFPATSSA; the protein is encoded by the exons ATGGTGAGAAATCCAATACAAATCTCGTTTCCATTATTTCTATCACTAGCCATACTCTTCCCCCTCATATTTTCTGTTATCTGGTACCAACTCGACTCGTTTGATGTTGCTCCTCTCCCCATGCACGAGTTGACTCGTTACCCCATCATCGCCCCTCTACTTAATGGTCAAATGCTACATGGTGCTGATAAGATAGCTGTCGGAAAAATGGTGGGTCCCGAGGATTTTTTATATGATTCTGGGTCTGGATTGTTGTATACAGGATGTTTGGACGGTTGGATCAAGCGAGTTACGGTGAATGACTCGGCTGATGACTCGGTTGTGGAAGATTGGGTTAACACTGGGGGGCGCCCACTTGGACTCGTCAAGGGGCTGCATGGGGAAATAGTTGTTGCTGACGCTGTTAAG GGACTACTTAAGGTGAGTGAAGACGGTGTAATAGAGTTGTTAACAGACTCGGCTGAGGGACAACAATTCAAAATAACAGACGGTGTAGACGTAGCAGAAGACGGGATTATCTACTTTACAGATGCTTCTTATAAATACAGCTTGCATGAGTTTGGACTTGACATTCTTGAGGGTAGACCTTATGGCAGATTATTGAGCTATAATCCTTCTACTCGCCAAACCAAAGTCCTTGTCCGTGACCTCTACTTTGCTAATGGCGTTGCAGTCTCCCCTGATCAGAAATTCGTAGTCTTCTGCGAAACTCCCAT GAGAAGATGTAAAAAATACAACATAGAAGATGAAATAACTAGCACATTTGTGGATAGCCTGCCTGGGTTTCCGGACAACATTCGCTATGATGGAGAAGGTCATTTCTGGATAGGACTCGGATCG GAATTTACAAATTTATGGCATTATGTTCAAACATATCCTTTACTACGAAAGGTAGCTGGTATTATAACCAAGTACAGGGGGCTGCCACCAATTCTTAAAAGCGGCGGAGCAATTCTTGTTGATTTACAAGGAAAGGCGATTGAGCACTATTATGATCCCAGTTTAGTATTCATTACAGGTGCCATCAAGCTTAGAGACCATCTCTATGCTGGTTCTATTGTCTATCCCTACATCATCCGCCTCAACGTCACTAGATTTCCTGCAACCTCTTCTGCTTAA